One segment of Eretmochelys imbricata isolate rEreImb1 chromosome 5, rEreImb1.hap1, whole genome shotgun sequence DNA contains the following:
- the DCP2 gene encoding m7GpppN-mRNA hydrolase, which yields METKRVEIPSSVLDDLCSRFILHIPSEERDNAIRVCFQIELAHWFYLDFYMQNTPGLPQCGIRDFAKAVFSHCPFLLPQGEDVQRVLDEWKEYKMGVPTYGAIILDETLENVLLVQGYLAKSGWGFPKGKVNKEEAPHDCAAREVFEETGFDIKDYICKDDYIELRINDQLARLYIIPGVPKDTKFNPKTRREIRNIEWFSIDKLPCHRNDMTPKSKLGLAPNKFFMAIPFIRPLRDWLSRRYGDSSDSDNGFSSTGSTPSKLNMEKTRSKLRYSQQVFTDGSPGDQWTKYRQPQQQKPYNNHSEMSEALKIKNMRGNGRKQYQDTSNQKKRTNGVHSQPAKQNHTLKCEKKLNPRRLQDNFETDAAAYDVCFSIEDLLEHTEAYSVACNGHYKITFSSRAFLSFKFDHDAIMKSFDL from the exons ATGGAGACCAAACGGGTCGAGATTCCCAGCAGCGTCCTGGACGATCTGTGCAG TCGATTTATTTTGCACATTCCAAGTGAGGAAAGAGACAATGCAATCAGAGTATGTTTTCAGATTGAACTTGCCCATTGGTTTTACTTGGATTTCTACATGCAGAACACACCAGGATTACCTCAGTGTGGGATAAGAGACTTTGCTAAAGCTG TCTTTAGCCATTGCCCTTTTTTACTGCCTCAAGGTGAAGATGTGCAAAGGGTTTTGGATGAGTGGAAGGAGTATAAAATGGGAGTACCAACCTATGGTGCAATTATTCTTGATGAGACACTTGAAAAT GTACTGCTGGTTCAAGGATATTTAGCAAAGTCTGGCTGGGGATTTCCAAAAgggaaagtaaataaagaagaggCTCCACATGACTGTGCAGCGAGAGAG GTGTTTGAAGAAACTGGTTTTGATATCAAAGATTACATCTGCAAAGATGACTACATTGAACTACGAATCAATGATCAGCTAGCACGCTTGTACATCATTCCAGGAGTTCCAAAGGACACAAAATTCAACCCCAAAACCAGAAGAGAAATTCGG AACATTGAATGGTTCTCAATTGACAAATTACCATGCCATAGAAATGACATGACTCCAAAGTCCAAGCTAGGTTTGGCACCTAACAAGTTTTTCATGGCCATTCCCTTCATCAG ACCATTGAGAGACTGGCTTTCTCGAAGGTATGGGGACTCCTCTGATAGTGACAATGGATTTTCATCCACTGGGAGCACACCATCCAAGCTCAACATGGAGAAAACAAG ATCTAAACTTCGTTATAGCCAGCAGGTGTTTACAGATGGCTCTCCAGGAGACCAGTGGACGAAGTACAGACAACCACAGCAACAGAAGCCATATAACAATCATTCTGAGATGTCTGAAGCTCTAAAAATAAAG AACATGAGGGGTAATGGTAGAAAGCAATATCAAGACACTTCTAACCAAAAGAAGAGGACAAATGGGGTCCACAGTCAGCCGGCGAAACAGAACCACACATTG aaatgtgaaaaaaaacTTAATCCAAGAAGACTTCAGGATAACTTTGAAACAG aTGCAGCAGCGTATGATGTGTGTTTCTCCATTGAAGACCTGCTGGAACATACAGAGGCATACTCTGTAGCATGTAATGGTCATTACAAAATCACTTTCTCATCAAGAGCTTTCTTGAGCTTCAAGTTTGACCATGATGCCATAATGAAAAGTTTTGACCTCTGA